The genomic segment TGGTGGTAACGATGCATCATTTTCTGATTATTGGTTAAGAAAAGCAGATTATCTAAAGCTTCAAAATTTAACATTTGGCTACACATTACCAAAAGCATTAACCGATGTAGTTGGTGTTAAAAATGGTTCAGTATCATTAATAGGACAAAATTTGGCAATTTTCTCTAAATACGAAGGCTTTGATCCTGAGGGAGGAATATATCCATTACCTAGAACGATAACGATGAGTCTTCAATTAAACTTTTAAAAGTAAAGAAACATGAAAAATATAAAAATAATATTAATTTTATTGGTTGTAGGTTATGTTACATCTTGTTCAGATGTTTTAGACCAACCACCATTACATGCGCCAGATGAAAGTTCATTTTGGAGCTCAGAAGGCGATGCTCAAAAAGCACTAAATGTTTTATACACCTATTTACCAAACGCAAGAAGATGGTGGGCAGAATGTTTAAGTGATAACTCTATTATGACCAATGCTTGGGGAGAAGGTGGTATGGGACAAATAAGTCAAGGAGATTTAACTCCATCTACAGGTTATTTAACAGCAGGAGCACATAGAGAATATAATTATAACCAGATTAGAAACATTCTTTATTTTCTAGAAAATATCGATAAATTAGAAGCTTCTACTAACTTAGAAAACATGAAAGGACAAGCCTATTTTTTATTAGCGTTCAGGTATTTTAGAATGTCTAGATTCTGGGGAGATATAATTCTGTTTAAGAAAACTGCTACTTTAGATGAATCGAAAAAGGCTACTAGAACTCCATCAAAAAATGTTTTTGCCTTTATTTTAGAGAATTTGAATCAAGCCATTCCATTGCTTGATGATGTTCATGATAAATCAGGTATTATAACTCAAGATGCTGCCATTATGCTAAAAACAGAAGTATTAATGTGGATGGCTTCTTTAGATGACTTTAGGGATACAAAAATTTCGGATAAATCGAGTACAGAACTTTGGGCAGAAGCAGCAAGTACTATTGGTACATTAATAGATAAAAAACGATATAGTTTACACCCCGATTTAGTTACTTTATTTCAAAGTAGCACAAATAACATTGATGATGAGACTATTTTAGCAAGACAATATGTTGAAGATGAGATAACTAATTTCATCAATATCTTAGGTTTGCCAGGAGGTACAGGTTTACGTGGTGGTGGATGGGCCTCGTTTAGTGCGCCTAGAAACTTAATTGACGATTATCAAGTAGATGATGGTAAGGGAATTAAAGAATCTCCTAATTATGATATCGTAGAACCTTTTAAAAATAGAGATAAACGTTTAACTTCTTGGTTTTTACTTCCTGGTGTAGATGTTCTGAGACAAGATGGAACCATGACCCCATTTGATTCTCATCCAGATAACAATAAAACAGAAGCTCTTGGTGGCGAAGGTGGTGGAGGTAGAAGTGGCTATTGGTGTACTAAGTATGTAGAATTGGAAGCTACAGCTACTTTTGGTTATCAAAACTGGATTCTTTATAGATATGCGGATGCACTTCTATTATATGCCGAATCATTAAATGAGTCTGATCCAGGCAATGCAAAAATTGCAAAAGCAATGAATCAAATAAGAACCAGAGCTGGTTTACCAGGAGTAGATGCTCTTTTAGGCGATCAAGATGCAATGAGACAAGCTATTCGTCATGAAAGACGTGTAGAACTCGTAAATGAAGAAAAACGTTTATGGGATATAATGCGTTGGAAAATTGCACACATTGTTCTAAACCCTCCAGGAGGATTTGTTTATGGAATTAATAAAAATATTGATGATTATAATAATAGACAAGGTGATTGGACTGTAGAAAAATTTATTGCAGAGCCCAATAAGTTTGAAGACCACTTTTACTTTTGGCCAATACCACAAAGTGTTATTGATAAAAATGCTAACATCACTCAAAACCCTGGTTATTAAAAATAAAAAAATATTTGTTTGAGTTAATCTGAGAATACCAAGGATTTATTAAATCCTTGGTATTTATTAAAAATTCAAATATTTTTCAAATTCTAAAGATGTATTATATTAAATTTAAAAAATATTTTCTTTTTATTGTATTTATAATTTATTCTTGTCAAGAGAGTAAAAAAAATAAAAACTCATCTAAGTTAGAACTGAGTTTTAGTAAAGTGGATAAATCTTATTCAAAAATAAACTTTACGAACCGTATTACAGAGGTACCTCAATTAAACTATTTCAACTTTCCATACATGTACAATGGGGGTGGAGTAGCTGTTGGAGACGTTAATAATGATGGACTTCAAGATATTTATTTTGTTGCTAATATGACAGATAACGCTCTTTATCTTAACAAAGGAGATTTTAAATTCGAAGATATTACTGCAAAGTCTAATTTAAGTGGTAAAGATAATTTAAGATGGTCTAACGGAGTTACAATGGCCGACGTTAATAACGATGGTTGGCTCGATATTTATATATGTGCATCAGGCCCTTTTAAAACTCGAAGAAATTTACTATACATAAACAATCACGATCTTACTTTTACAGAAAAGGCAAAAGAATTTGGATTAGATGATAATGGATATTCTACCCAAAGCGTGTTTTTCGATTATGATAGAGATGGAGATCTCGATATGTACTTATGCTCCTATGCACCCACAGCACTTGAGGCAACAAATGCTTATTATGCAGAAAAACAACAAAACCCATCAGAAGAAGAAAGAGACAAGTTATATAAAAATAATGGTAATAATTATTTTACCGACGTTACAGAGGTAGCAGGTTTAAAGAATTTTGGTCTCTCACTTAATATCTCTACATCAGACTTTAATAACGATGGATGGTATGACATATATGTTTCCAACGATTTTAACTCTCCAGATTTTTACTACATAAATAACGGAGATGGAACCTTTACAGATAAATTAGCCTCGGCAATGAATCATACAGCTAATTTTGGAATGGGAACAGATGCAGCCGATATTAATAATGATGGATTTATTGACCTTCTTCAATTAGATATGAGTAACGACAATAATAAGGAAAGGAAAACCAACATGTCTGCGATGTCTCCAGAGTTGTTTCAGGAAGCAGTAGATATGGGACTTCATCACCAGTACATGAAAAACAACTTACAACTTAACAATGGAAATGGAACATTTAGTGATATCGCCGATTTAGCAAGTCTTTCAAATACCAATTGGAGCTGGTCTGTTTTAATGTGTGATTTAAATAATAACGGCTGGAAAGATATTTTTATTAGCAATGGAATGAGGAGGAAAGTAAATGACAATGATTTTAATAATCTAGATAGAAAACTTCAGGAAGAAGGTAAAATTAATGATAAAAATAGATATTTACTTATTAAAGAAATGCCTGTTGTAGCACACGATAATTATGCTTTCGTAAACAAAGGAGATTTAACCTTTAAGACTATAAAAGGTAATTGGGGGCTAAGCCATGTAGGCTTTTCACAAGGGATAGCTTATGTCGATTTAGATAATGATGGTGATTTGGATATGGTAATGAATAATCTAGACGATGTGGCAGGAGTTTATAAAAATAACGCTATCGATAGTTTTCCAAACAACCATTATTTAAGATTAAAATTAAAAGGAACTTTAGATAACCATTTTGCTATTGGTGCTAAAGTAAACGTAAAAATAGGAGAGAGTTATCAATCTCAAGAGCTAATTCCTACACGAGGTTACCTTTCATCTGTTGAACCCATGCTACATTTTGGATTAGGAAACAACAAGAAAGTAGACACCTTGGAAGTTACATGGCCAAATGGAAATAAACAATTTTTATACAATGTTAAAGGCAATAGAACCTTAGAAATAGTGCAAGAAAAGGAGCCTAAAGAACTCTTAAGAAATAAAAAAATAGAATCCCATACCCCACTTTTTGTAGACATAACAAATAATTGTGGAATAAATTACACACATAAAGAAAATAATTTTAACGATTATATAAGAGAAACACTACTTCCTCATAAAATGTCACAGCAAGGACCTGCACTAGCAGTCGGAGATATAAATGGTGATAATTTAGATGATTTTTATGTTGGAGGAGCTAAAGGCTATACAGGCGCATTCTATATACAATTACCAGACGCTACCTTTAAACAAATTATTTCTCCAGTTTTAGAAGATGATAAAAATCATGAAGACGTTTCATCACTGTTCTTTGATGTAGATAATGATGGAGATTTAGACTTATATGTAGTTAGTGGAGGAAATGAAGAACCTGCCAGCTCTAAATACTATAAAGATCGATTGTATATTAACAATGGGAAAGGAAACTTTAAAAAGAACAGTAAAGCACTGCCTCCGTTTTTAGCAAGTGGATCAAAAGTTAGAGCCGCCGATTACGATAATGATGGTGATCTTGATTTGTTTATTGGTGGGAGACAAATTCCAGGAAAGTATCCATTTCCAGCAACTAGTTATATATTACAAAATAATAGTACTAAAGAAAAAATTTCCCTCCAAGACATAACAAATCAAATTGCACCAGTACTCAAAGAAATAGGTATGGTTACAGATGCTAACTGGGCAGACTTTGATAAGGATGGTAAAAAAGATCTAATATTGGTTGGTGAGTGGATGCCAATAACACTCTTAAAAAACGATAACGGCAAATTTGTGGACGTAACAGATTCTTATGGATTAGGAAAACAAGTAGGTTGGTGGAATAGTATTGCCACAGCAGATATGGATAATGATGGTGATTTAGATTTTATAGCAGGAAACTTAGGATTAAATTATAAATACAAAGCTTCAAATAAAAGTCCTTTTGAAATTTTTAGTAACGATTTTGATAAAAACGGTACAAACGATATCGTTTTAGGATTTTACGAACAAGGTAATTTATTTCCATTAAGAGGTCGAAGCTGCACATCAAGTCAAATGCCTTATATAAAAAAGAAATTTCCTACATATAAAGCCTTTAGTAAAGCTACAATTATGGATATTTTAGAACAAGAAGATATTAAAAACGCTGTACATTACAAAGCAAATACTTTTGCCTCTACATATTTTAGAAATGAAAGAAAGCGTTTTGTTGCAGTTCCTTTAGAAAATCACGCCCAAACTTCATCCATTAATTCTATGTATATTAACGATTTTAATGATGATGGTTACAAAGATATTATTGCAGGTGGAAACTTATACGAGTCCGAAATTGAAACACCAAGAAACGATGCTAGTTATGGCATATATATTAAAAATAAAGGAGGTAATAATTTAAACGTAGTTTCTCCAATTAAAAGTGGATTAAATTTAAGAGGAGAAATTCGTGAAATAGTAGAGATAAAATTAGCAAATCAACAAAATGCTTTTCTTGTCGCCAGAAACGAAGAGTCTCTAAAAATATATAATTATAAAAAACAATAAAACCTTAACAATTTCAAAAAAAAAAAAAAAAGAAATAAAAATCTAATCATTCAGTAGTATAAATGAAAACATTCGTTGTTTTTAAGGAGTAGTACTTTACAAAAATTTAAAAAATGGGTAAAAATTTAAAAAAAACATCCTGCGATTCAAGCACAGGATGTTGTGATTCAGAAAAAAAAGAAAATATTGAAGTTAAAGTAGCAAACATAGAAAATTGCGACCCAAGTACGGGATGTTGTACCCCAGCTTCAGGACTCGAAAACGAAGCTAAAAACAAAGTAGGAATACAACGACGAGACTTCATGAAAACAATGGGACTTGGTTTAGGTAGTTTGGCTCTAATGGGATTAAGCCATCCATTAAGTGCCACCGGTATTCTTCAAGAAGGATATCAAATACCAATCAACAAAAATTTAGACCCAGACTGGATACAATCTTTATACGAACGTGGAGTTCCAGAAACCTATACAGGTAAAGATTTAGTGTATATTGGAATGCCTGTTGGTGGTATTTGTGCAGGTCAGGTGTATTTGGGAGGTGATGGTAAATTATGGCTGTGGGATATTTTTAATGAACAAAAAGAAGGTGTTGTAGATGCTACCTATTATTTAAATGGGAGAAAAGTAAGAGCTCGTGATGGTAGTAATTACATCGTACCTATAACTCAAGAATATCCATTTGACCAAGGTTTTGCGATAAAAATCGAACAAGGAGATACCAAATGGGAAAAACGATTAGATTATAAAGGTTTTAAAGATATTACCTTTAAAGGGCAATATCCCGTAGGTGAAATTACATATAAAGATAAGGGGTGTCCCGTAAAAGTAGTGTTAAAAGCCTACTCACCTTTTATTCCGTTAGATGTAGACGCCTCTAGTTATCCTGCAACAATCATGCACTACACGATTTCTAATACAGGTAATGCTACTGTAAACTGTGAGTTATCAGGTTGGTTAGAAAATGCAGCATTCAATCATTCAGGAGTA from the Polaribacter cellanae genome contains:
- a CDS encoding RagB/SusD family nutrient uptake outer membrane protein; translation: MKNIKIILILLVVGYVTSCSDVLDQPPLHAPDESSFWSSEGDAQKALNVLYTYLPNARRWWAECLSDNSIMTNAWGEGGMGQISQGDLTPSTGYLTAGAHREYNYNQIRNILYFLENIDKLEASTNLENMKGQAYFLLAFRYFRMSRFWGDIILFKKTATLDESKKATRTPSKNVFAFILENLNQAIPLLDDVHDKSGIITQDAAIMLKTEVLMWMASLDDFRDTKISDKSSTELWAEAASTIGTLIDKKRYSLHPDLVTLFQSSTNNIDDETILARQYVEDEITNFINILGLPGGTGLRGGGWASFSAPRNLIDDYQVDDGKGIKESPNYDIVEPFKNRDKRLTSWFLLPGVDVLRQDGTMTPFDSHPDNNKTEALGGEGGGGRSGYWCTKYVELEATATFGYQNWILYRYADALLLYAESLNESDPGNAKIAKAMNQIRTRAGLPGVDALLGDQDAMRQAIRHERRVELVNEEKRLWDIMRWKIAHIVLNPPGGFVYGINKNIDDYNNRQGDWTVEKFIAEPNKFEDHFYFWPIPQSVIDKNANITQNPGY
- a CDS encoding VCBS repeat-containing protein; this translates as MYYIKFKKYFLFIVFIIYSCQESKKNKNSSKLELSFSKVDKSYSKINFTNRITEVPQLNYFNFPYMYNGGGVAVGDVNNDGLQDIYFVANMTDNALYLNKGDFKFEDITAKSNLSGKDNLRWSNGVTMADVNNDGWLDIYICASGPFKTRRNLLYINNHDLTFTEKAKEFGLDDNGYSTQSVFFDYDRDGDLDMYLCSYAPTALEATNAYYAEKQQNPSEEERDKLYKNNGNNYFTDVTEVAGLKNFGLSLNISTSDFNNDGWYDIYVSNDFNSPDFYYINNGDGTFTDKLASAMNHTANFGMGTDAADINNDGFIDLLQLDMSNDNNKERKTNMSAMSPELFQEAVDMGLHHQYMKNNLQLNNGNGTFSDIADLASLSNTNWSWSVLMCDLNNNGWKDIFISNGMRRKVNDNDFNNLDRKLQEEGKINDKNRYLLIKEMPVVAHDNYAFVNKGDLTFKTIKGNWGLSHVGFSQGIAYVDLDNDGDLDMVMNNLDDVAGVYKNNAIDSFPNNHYLRLKLKGTLDNHFAIGAKVNVKIGESYQSQELIPTRGYLSSVEPMLHFGLGNNKKVDTLEVTWPNGNKQFLYNVKGNRTLEIVQEKEPKELLRNKKIESHTPLFVDITNNCGINYTHKENNFNDYIRETLLPHKMSQQGPALAVGDINGDNLDDFYVGGAKGYTGAFYIQLPDATFKQIISPVLEDDKNHEDVSSLFFDVDNDGDLDLYVVSGGNEEPASSKYYKDRLYINNGKGNFKKNSKALPPFLASGSKVRAADYDNDGDLDLFIGGRQIPGKYPFPATSYILQNNSTKEKISLQDITNQIAPVLKEIGMVTDANWADFDKDGKKDLILVGEWMPITLLKNDNGKFVDVTDSYGLGKQVGWWNSIATADMDNDGDLDFIAGNLGLNYKYKASNKSPFEIFSNDFDKNGTNDIVLGFYEQGNLFPLRGRSCTSSQMPYIKKKFPTYKAFSKATIMDILEQEDIKNAVHYKANTFASTYFRNERKRFVAVPLENHAQTSSINSMYINDFNDDGYKDIIAGGNLYESEIETPRNDASYGIYIKNKGGNNLNVVSPIKSGLNLRGEIREIVEIKLANQQNAFLVARNEESLKIYNYKKQ